Proteins encoded together in one Kitasatospora albolonga window:
- a CDS encoding MerR family transcriptional regulator, producing the protein MLRTPTGGAGDGTATADAHWVSIGTVLTRLREEFPEVTISKIRFLEAEGLVEPRRTPSGYRKFAPGDVERLAQVLRMQRDHYLPLKVIREHLDALARGEQPALPSPGGQRDLGDGVWESGPGAATVARIGRAELLAAAQVDEEQLAEWESYGLIVAAPEGGYDAEMVTVAKLVADLGRFGLEPRHLRAMRASADREAGLVEQLVAPLRRHRNPQTRAHAEATANELAELSVRLHAALVQTALRSRLH; encoded by the coding sequence ATGCTGCGAACACCGACAGGCGGTGCCGGTGACGGCACCGCCACCGCGGACGCGCACTGGGTGAGCATCGGAACGGTGCTCACCCGACTGCGCGAAGAGTTTCCGGAAGTCACGATCTCCAAGATCCGCTTTCTGGAGGCCGAGGGGCTCGTCGAGCCGCGGCGGACTCCGTCCGGCTACCGGAAGTTCGCTCCCGGTGATGTGGAGCGCCTCGCGCAGGTGCTCCGCATGCAGCGGGACCACTATCTGCCGCTCAAGGTCATCCGCGAGCACCTGGACGCCCTGGCCCGGGGGGAGCAGCCCGCGCTGCCCTCGCCCGGCGGCCAGCGGGACCTCGGCGACGGTGTGTGGGAGTCCGGCCCCGGTGCGGCGACCGTCGCGCGGATCGGGCGTGCCGAGCTCCTGGCGGCGGCCCAGGTCGACGAGGAACAGCTGGCGGAGTGGGAGTCCTACGGGCTCATCGTGGCGGCTCCCGAGGGCGGCTACGACGCCGAGATGGTGACCGTGGCCAAGCTGGTGGCGGATCTGGGGCGCTTCGGTCTGGAGCCACGCCATCTGCGCGCCATGCGGGCCTCCGCCGACCGTGAGGCGGGGCTGGTCGAACAGCTGGTCGCGCCGCTGCGGCGGCATCGTAATCCGCAGACCAGGGCCCATGCCGAGGCCACCGCGAACGAGCTGGCGGAGCTCTCCGTACGGCTGCACGCGGCCCTCGTCCAGACCGCTCTGCGCAGCCGTCTGCACTGA